The genomic interval GGGAACTAATCTTGACCTAAAACAGCCTCGACGTACACACCAGGCCTATTACAAAACCCAACGGCCTTTTTGTTTGATTGCATCATGCATTGCATCCGGTGCTAAATCAATTTCACCAGGCCAAGTGAGTACTCCATATTCAAGATGAGCCTTATTAAAAAGGTCTTTATCTTGAAGTACTGCAAATACACCTGCTTTATCACTCATGATCAATTTAACCATTTCAACAAACCCATGCGTTCCGTCATTGAATTCAACTTCAAGCTCATAATTGGGCAGTGGTGTGACTTTCGTTAGTCTCCAAGGAGCGGTACAAACTATTCCAGGGGCGATATTTTCTTTGGCGACTGATTGTTTTCGCATAATGTCCAATCCTCAAATAATTCAGCACGGTGCTGAAAAGCCCATTCTAATACTAAAGCCAATGCCCTGCGGGGCATAGAGCCTCGAACCACTTCAAGTGTATGAATATCAATAAGAACTTCATATTCAGCATATAAGGCATGAAAATGAGGAGGTGCATGATCACCCCAAAACATTTGAATCAGTATTCCATAAAATGCACTAATTGTTGGCATTTACTCGTTGTCCTCTATTCTCAAAACTCATATCTAGTATAATGCAGCAAGAAAGCAATATCAAGAATGGTTATTGAGAATCCATGGATCCAATAAACATAGTGATATCACTAAGCCAAGTAAGTATGCTCAAAAACGAACGTTTTCAATAATAGGTATCCAAGTAATTAATGTATAGCCCTAATCGAATAAACCTGTTATCTGATCAAGAAATTGAAGCCATTTATGCTATCCCTGAATTTAATAAAGCTGAACGAGAGTTGTATTTTTCAATAACGGATGAGGAAATGCTCATCGTCAAAAAATATCGCACTACGAAGGCACAGATTTATTTTATTCGATTGCTTGGCTATTTTAAGGCCAAGCAACAGTTTTATAAATTTAATTTAGGCCAAGATAATAACTCACAATTTATTTTAGGAAAATATTTCGGGGAACGCCTACTGGGACTTACAGGTCAAATCGATTTTAAAACTTATCAAAAACAAAAAACTGATATTCTCTTGTTGTTTGGCTTTAAAGATTGGCAGCCAATGCATGAGTCCAAAATTCAGCTTCATTTAAGTGAGTTGATCAAACTTTACCCTAAAGGACATGATGCTCTACGACAATTATTAAACTACTTTAGTAGTCAACAGATTGTTTTACCTTCGTATCGCACCATACAGGATATGTTTACCAATGCATATTCAATGGAAGATGCTCGACTTGATGAACTTATTTCAGTTATTCCAGAATCAAAAAAAGAACAACTGTCGGTTTTAATCAATAAAGAGGATGGGATAACTCCATTGAATGTAATACGGTTGGATCAGAAGAATTTTAAATATAAGGCTATCAAGGCTGAGGTAGATAAGGCATTGGGACTTGTCGAATTATATGATTTTGCAAAAAACTTCCTCCCAAGACTCAAAATATCCAAGAATTCTATTCGCTATTATGCTGATTTAGCGGAACAATACGCTGCTTCTAGGCTCAGACGTTTAAGTAAGCCACAACAATGGCTTCAAGCTCTGTGTTTTGTATATCATCGTTATCAACAAATTATGGATCACTTAATTACCAGCTTTATATATCACACCAGAGGTATAATGAATGAGGGTAAAATATATGCTGAAAAGGCAATGACTGAGCATAGTTCTGGTTTAGTTGTTGACTTACCAAAATTGGCTCGATTTCTAAAATGGTTTCCAAATCGCAAGCAGAATTTAACCCATGATGAGCTAAACCACCAAGCTTATAATATTTTACCAGAGGAACAGTTCCCTGCCCTTGCACAATTTTTGGAAGGCAGTGTATTTGATAAAAAAGCAGCTAAATGGGCATTTTATCTGGAATCATCAAGGCAAATTGCATTGTATCTCCGGCCTATTATGTTAGCAGTACCGCTCGTATTTTATAAAAAAGACAGCGATATTATGAAGCTTATCGATTTACTCAAAAAACATTATGGTGCTGATAAAAGTCCATCATCATTTAAGCTGACAAGGATTTGGAGGACACCATCTCTAAAACAATGATTCTTTACTTGAAAGAAAATCCAACTGATGAACAGGTAGATCCCCATTTATTTGAATTTTTTGTCTATCAAAAAATGTATCGTCGTTTAGATAAAGGACTGCTCTGTTGCAATGAAAGTGTCTCTTATTGTGACATAGACCATGATTTAATTGATGATGCGTTAGTGGATGATGTAGAAAAAATAGCCCATGAATTTGGTTATCCAAATATTCCAATCTATTGCAGTGAGCACTTAGATGAAGTGCTTAACGTACTGGATAACACGTGGGATAGGGCAACAAAACGCATTAGTCTTGGCGAAAATCCTGGATTTCTGATAAAAGAAACTAAATCTGGTGAGCAAGAGTGGAGTCTAGGCTACGATAGCCTGGATAAGCTAGATGATGCTTTTTTTAAGACCCTCACACAAGTAGAAATCCCTGATATTACTATGCATATTGGTAATCACGTTGATATGTGGCGTGCATTTACCCACATGAAAACCCGTTATCATAAAAAAAGAAAGCCTGTTCCTTTGGTTGTTAATGCGTGCGTACTGTCCGATGCCTTTGGTATTGGTGAGGAAAAAATGGCTGATATGTCAGATCTTAGCCATAATCTTTTGCGATCAACTCATGAAGATTTCATTCGTGTGGATACCTTATGCCCTGCGAATGATATAGCAAGCAATCTACTCCATTCATTGCCTATTTTTAAACAATGGAATTTAATGGATTTACAATTATTAGCTGATGCAGACGGACAAAAGCTTCCAACTAGTGAAAGTACAATTCAGTCA from Legionella antarctica carries:
- a CDS encoding DUF4158 domain-containing protein: MYSPNRINLLSDQEIEAIYAIPEFNKAERELYFSITDEEMLIVKKYRTTKAQIYFIRLLGYFKAKQQFYKFNLGQDNNSQFILGKYFGERLLGLTGQIDFKTYQKQKTDILLLFGFKDWQPMHESKIQLHLSELIKLYPKGHDALRQLLNYFSSQQIVLPSYRTIQDMFTNAYSMEDARLDELISVIPESKKEQLSVLINKEDGITPLNVIRLDQKNFKYKAIKAEVDKALGLVELYDFAKNFLPRLKISKNSIRYYADLAEQYAASRLRRLSKPQQWLQALCFVYHRYQQIMDHLITSFIYHTRGIMNEGKIYAEKAMTEHSSGLVVDLPKLARFLKWFPNRKQNLTHDELNHQAYNILPEEQFPALAQFLEGSVFDKKAAKWAFYLESSRQIALYLRPIMLAVPLVFYKKDSDIMKLIDLLKKHYGADKSPSSFKLTRIWRTPSLKQ
- a CDS encoding DUF4160 domain-containing protein, which produces MPTISAFYGILIQMFWGDHAPPHFHALYAEYEVLIDIHTLEVVRGSMPRRALALVLEWAFQHRAELFEDWTLCENNQSPKKISPLE
- a CDS encoding DUF2442 domain-containing protein — protein: MRKQSVAKENIAPGIVCTAPWRLTKVTPLPNYELEVEFNDGTHGFVEMVKLIMSDKAGVFAVLQDKDLFNKAHLEYGVLTWPGEIDLAPDAMHDAIKQKGRWVL